Part of the Deltaproteobacteria bacterium genome, AAGGCTTTTGTAGATCGAATGCGGTCTCTGGTTAAGGAGACGGAGACCTGTATTTTGGCCTGGGCCTTTATGGACAATCACACCCATTTGATGATTATCAGCGGACCGGCCGGACTGCCGACCTTTATGCGACGTTTATTGACCGGC contains:
- a CDS encoding transposase — encoded protein: MRSLVKETETCILAWAFMDNHTHLMIISGPAGLPTFMRRLLTG